A stretch of the Thunnus thynnus chromosome 7, fThuThy2.1, whole genome shotgun sequence genome encodes the following:
- the LOC137186862 gene encoding guanylate cyclase soluble subunit beta-2-like, with protein MAQAQNTSFPKIIIIIVMYRDEAGVQDTFLTYESYKDEITMQLVAEACKLLGVKPEVVLRQFGEYFFEFCKRSGYDHMLRTLGGNLFEFTENLDALHSYLALSYKEMNAPSFRVERNPDGTMLLHYYSDRRGLCHIVPGIIGAVAKDFFNSEISMEIVNQLEELERTGKKEHVVFLVTQWPATEAKSSSKTGAFPRTQSIQTLANRHNAMIWIKEPLHQKRSSVSFSMCRSHWETIRGLVRLGKELECFVLCTHDSQKQKEKTFTCVSFHCLFHHPGKLLRGFEPVYPMTLNIDLKTFCQAFPFHIVFDEQLVVHQAGVNLQRIVPGLQNMSIHLNQYFSIVHPEVTFTISSIRKFINSHFVLQTIRDMMPEVWNNRPMLQLRGQMIWMPSLDCMLYQASPLLRSLQELEERDMHISDIAPHDVTRDLILLNQQRLAEIELSNQLERKKEELRLLSQHLEEERRKTENLLYAMLPKHVANQLKEGKTVEAGEFKECTILFSDVVTFTNICSMCEPIQIVLMLNSMYLRFDRLTTVHNVYKVETIGDAYMVVGGVPIPVSSHAERVANFALGMILAAREVINPVTGGPIQIRVGLHSGPVLAGVVGEKMPRYCLFGDTVNTASRMESHGLPDKIHLSPTVYDALKNKGFVIQKRGEIEVKGKGRMTTYFLERNLGVSEQQIMGLSDLEAGIQRPGVFAV; from the exons ATGGCTCAAGCTCAG AACACCTCTTTTCccaaaataataatcatcatcgtCATGTACAGGGATGAAGCTGGGGTCCAGGACACGTTCTTGACATATGAAAGCTATAAAGATGAAATCACCATGCAGTTAGTAGCAGAAGCCTGCAAGCTGCTGG GAGTGAAGCCAGAAGTTGTCTTGAGGCAGTTCGGAGAATATTTTTTCGAGTTTTGCAAACGCTCAGGCTATGACCACATGCTCCGGACTCTTGGAGgaaatttatttgaattcactGAGAATTTAGATGCACTTCACAGCTACCTCGCCCTCTCCTACAAG GAAATGAATGCGCCATCATTTCGGGTGGAGAGGAACCCTGATGGTACAATGCTTCTCCACTATTACTCAGACCGCAGAGGGCTCTGCCACATTGTTCCTG GTATTATTGGAGCTGTTGCTAAAGACTTTTTCAACAGTGAGATATCAATGGAAATTGTCAACCAGCTGGAGGAACTGGAAAGAACTGGGAAGAAAGAGCATGTGGTTTTCTTGGTAACACAGTGGCCAGCTACTGAAGCCAAGTCCAGCAGTAAAACTGGGGCTTTTCCAAGGACCCAATCCATCCAAACTTTGGCTAACAGACACAATGCTATGATCTGGATTAAAGAG CCCCTCCATCAAAAGAGATCCAGTGTCAGTTTCTCCATGTGCAGGAGTCACTGGGAGACAATTAGAGGGCTGGTCCGCCTTGGGAAAG AACTGGAATGTTTTGTGCTTTGTACCCATGACAgccaaaagcaaaaagaaaaaacctttaCATGTGTGTCTTTCCACTGTTTGTTTCACCACCCAGGAAAACTGTTGAGGGGTTTTGAGCCAGTGTATCCTATGACCCTTAACATTGATCTGAAGACTTTCTGCCAAGCTTTCCCATTCCATATAGTCTTCGATGAGCAG CTGGTGGTGCACCAGGCCGGGGTAAATCTCCAGAGGATCGTCCCTGGGCTCCAGAATATGAGCATCCACCTGAACCAGTACTTCAGCATTGTGCATCCTGAGGTCACCTTCACCATCTCGAGCATCAGGAAGTTCATCAACAGCCACTTTGTGCTGCAGACAATCAGGGACATGATGCCTGAGGTGTGGAACAACAGACCCATGCTGCAGTTAAGAG GTCAGATGATCTGGATGCCCTCTCTCGACTGTATGCTCTATCAAGCATCTCCTCTGCTAAGAAGCCTTCAGGAGCTGGAGGAGCGAGACATGCACATTTCTGACATCGCCCCCCATGACGTCACCCGCGACCTCATCCTGCTTAATCAGCAGCGACTGGCCGAAATCGAGTTGTCCAATCAGttggagaggaagaaggaggagctCCGCCTCCTGTCTCAAcacctggaggaggagaggagaaagacgGAGAACTTGCTGTATGCCATGTTGCCCAAGCATGTAGCCAATCAGCTGAAAGAGGGCAAGACAGTAGAAGCAG GAGAATTCAAAGAGTGCACCATACTGTTCAGTGATGTGGTGACCTTCACTAATATCTGTTCCATGTGTGAACCCATCCAAATCGTCCTCATGCTTAACTCCATGTACCTCCGATTTGACCGACTCACAACTGTGCATAATGTTTACAAG GTTGAGACCATAGGGGATGCCTACATGGTGGTAGGTGGGGTTCCCATACCTGTCTCTAGCCATGCTGAGAGGGTCGCCAACTTTGCCCTCGGTATGATTTTGGCTGCCAGAGAGGTGATTAACCCTGTGACAGGAGGGCCCATTCAG ATCCGTGTGGGTCTCCACAGTGGTCCCGTACTGGCAGGTGTAGTTGGAGAGAAGATGCCTCGCTACTGTCTGTTTGGAGACACCGTCAACACTGCCTCTCGTATGGAGAGTCACGGCCTCCCCGACAAGATCCATCTGAGCCCGACCGTCTATGA TGCTCTGAAGAATAAAGGCTTTGTTATCCAGAAGCGAGGTGAGATCGAGGTGAAGGGGAAGGGCAGGATGACCACTTACTTTCTTGAAAGGAACCTGGGGGTCAGCGAGCAGCAGATCATGGGTCTCTCAGATTTAGAAGCAGGAATCCAAAGACCAGGTGTGTTTGCTGTCTGA